NNNNNNNNNNNNNNNNNNNNNNNNNNNNNNNNNNNNNNNNNNNNNNNNNNNNNNNNNNNNNNNNttttttgctttttttgacTCAAACTAAAGCCATTCCTATTAAGCAAAATTTTGATACTGTTTTTCTGGATAAACTGCCACTATTTGCAAccagtgaaaataaaacaacttttcCAGATCAGCCTGTATGACTTTAAtagagtatttcttagcagcaATCAATACCTGTGCAGACTCTTTAATTCCTCAGTGTATTTCTGacttaaaatacatattaacTACAGTGAAATGAAAGTTGAATTTGTCTAACCTAACAACTATTGACAGTCAATAAAATGACTTTATTCCACTGAGTACAGAAAGAACTTTGTGCAAAGAGATCATgacatacatttattttatgccTTCCCAagctatttcttttaaaattcatttgtttATGCCTTTTCTGCTTCTAAGAGCTAGATCATAACATCTTTTTGAccccttttcttttaaaaatgctttaaattctATTTGCATATCTCAAGTATCTAAAACTAATGTAATCAACTAAAAAACTAAATGTAATCAAATTACATTTTGATGCTTCACCTCCATAAACAATCTCCATAAAATATTTGTCACAATTAGTATGAATGCTTGGTTCTTGTGGTGACTACAGAAAGCATTCAAGAAGTACAAAGAGGACTCTTAAGGGTCAAGAAAATAATCCCATATgtttttcatgcatttcttcatctttttctatCCTGAGAAAAAGTATTGCTGTAATGTACAGTCTCATGCAGTAACATGCTAGCAATAAGCTTCTGCATCGCAACACAATCTTTTCTAAGAATGTCACTTTCTTTACAGcaccacaaaaaacaaaacaaagaaacaaacaaaaaaaaaaaacaaacaaccatgAGAATGGCTCCTGGAACTCTATTCCAGTTTGTCTATTCCAGTGATTTGTAAAATCACTCTATGATTTTATTGACCACAGCCCAGTGTTTTGATAATGTAACTGCTGCTACTGATCTTGGTAACCATTAAAATGTTTGAGGACAATTAAATCTTTCATCAATGCCTAAAATACACAACTTCAATGAGTGAGATAAATTGCTActatttttactttgaaaaagataaaaatcaaggAATTAAAGTATTAATGCAAAcaagaaagcacaaaataatACCTTCAAATCATAGTCAGTAGCTCTACATGAACTACATGCATccatcaaacatttcaaaaatttaGGGGGACAAACTTGCTTATTTGGAATTACTTAGAGATATGAACAACGAATCTTTACAGATTCCATAATACAATACTTTAAATGTACAGCATAATTCAACTCTTACATAGATTAtcttaaaaatcttaaaatgtttCCAATTTTTATATTAAGTactatatataaagaaaaatagatgaaaaaattttaaacaggataattttctaaaaacaagacaaaaagaaaattaacttataaaaatacatattttcatttagtaTCTAATATCTATAAAATCTTTAAATCTTATAATTAGAAACAGCTGTTCACAAAAAATTACTTCTGTTACATGGCTCACATAACACAATCTATATAGTTACTATATAGCTAACATATCAATCTTCaagaaacaatgtttttttttttcaaatggaatataaaatgttttctaaaattctAAAAAGCAGTAGATTTCTGTCAGCAAAGATGTTACAGATCACAAATCAAGTTATTccaattaatttgaaaattaaagtaGTTCTAATGTAGGATACGTTTCAAATAAATCCATTCCTTTTAGCACCATATTAGATTTAATtccaacaaataaataaaggcagagTATTACTGAAAAGTCAGCAATGAAAGTTTATCTGGATGAAAGtgattttcatttctggaaaCTGAACAGAGACTGAAGAATaacagcagtgaaagaaaacaaaaatataaaaacatactATTTAAGTCAGTGCATAGAAACTGGAAAGACAAAATTCTTTGTAATTTTcataaattatgttttaaaaaagaatcatgcagaaatgaaataaaaagcattattAAAGAGCTACCTAAATGAATAagacaaaatacaaagaaagagaCAATGTGATTTAGCTCCATTTTGGCTGGGATTTGACATGATGCTACACCAATAGTATGTAATTATTTTCACCAATAATATGTTTTCAGCCTGtagaatattaaaataaaaccccAGTTATTGCCTAAATAATAATCACAATAATATTTGGCCCCATGCCTCAAAAAAATGTATagtcacagaaattaaaaattggGATGATTGGAGATATATTCACAAGCATATACAAAAAAAGTAACTAAACACTGATATTCATACCGTCATAAATCCATCCAGCAAACCTGAATCAGGTTTAGGAGGTGCTTGCAATCGCTCCATAGACCACTTTTCAATGATAGATGACACTTGGCTATTTTCCGTGTTTAAAATTCTGAATCCTGTCATATTAACTCCACTATACCGATATGGTTCCACATCTAAAGCAAACAGGtcctgaaaaaaatgaacattacataaatattttgataCACTGCATTTTCATCTTTGAGACTGAGATGCAATACTACAGTTGCTGTATATATAAGGAAATACGTTCTGTTTATTTGGAGGACTGCACATTTCTGGACAGCAGTCCAGTTCACAGAAGAAGAACAACTTCAATTACGATTAATgacttctattttattcttttggccaacgatgtcagaggcagattttGGTGGTTTGGCAATAGAGGCTGAACTTTCacaccaatattccattaaattttgttgGAGTGTAAGAGGTGAAATCACAGAggaagtctgacaaaatagtGTCTGGCATGGAAATGCACATAAGAAGGCAAGAGGATTAATTGAAATCCTCCATGTTGAAAAAAAGGCATCCACTGACATACATCAATGCTTGCAGAATGTTTATGGacaccaaacagtggatgttagTACAGTGACATGATGGATGGTACATTTTAGCAGTGGAGGCAATggtgtgaaagacaagccacatcATGGACGGTCATGCAGGTTTTCATGAGTGCAGCATtcagactcttgttcatcactagcaaaaatgcatagcaaaTGGTGGtgaatatgttgaaaaacagtgctcTGTATCTGTGAATTCACTCTATCAAATGGTGGTGtattctttgtatctgttgtagtttccacttaaacaaatagaaggcattactttctgagcagCCTAAGTATTCCTACTCTAATAGTAGTTAGAAAAGCTCCAGTAGGCATAGATATTATTACTAATCagtaaacacttttttttaattattattatttttggctTACCAGAAACAGACTGTAACATGATAAACAGAACAGACTTAATGCATATTTCCTTTGAatgaaagtttttatttttagacatTTAAATGAGAGGAGGGAAAAGGGAGACTGCGCATGGCCTGCACCTTTTGCAGCTTTTGATCACAGCTTAAATTTAACCAAAAGCATTCTTGGTATCTACCAATCATGCTTGCAGACACAGACCTATTCTTGATTAGGAATTTCTCTCTACAACTGTGACATTTGCCAATTGATTAAATTTCAATATTTGATGAACAAAATACCCGTGACTCATTTGGTTTAGCTAAGCACATTAAGTGAATTTTCATTTGGTTTACTTCTTGActttcctgtttccttttaaataaatttttaaagtGACATAATGAGACATTACTGCCAAGCAACATATTTCTagtttcactgaagacagaaactGTCTAAACTTTgtctttaatttcctttttaatttgttctttgcttacagtttaatataatttaaatttcCATGAAATAGTAGTTTATTTGTAATATATCCctgaatacatttatttattgacTAGAACTGAAGAAGACATAATATCATACTATGGAAAACTAGAACATAATTCAGTATTATATGTTaagaaatatgttaaaatatgaaatatgttaGCACTAATTTCGCTAAAAATCAACCACAGATGCCAGGCACTATTTTCAACTAGAAGCAGTAATTATGATACTATTTTCTATATATGACACTTGAGATATACAGGGgttaaatgttttgtatttataaataacCTAACTCATTCcctctttttaaagaaactaaaactttttttttttttcaaatgaaagtcTGACTAGAACTATGTTTTACCATTCTCTCAATCTttgccttgaaaaaaaaaaaactcagatgCAATGGTTTACCCCAAGCACACTCATGTTTACAATGGAATGTaataaatatacaaaacaaTATTACATCATATATTACAAATACACACAGGTTGGTGCATTAATCAGCTAGTGCATTAGACCCCGAATCAATCATGGGAGAGTACACAGTAGACTGCTATAAACACCGTGGCTGGAAAATTTATTTGACAGAATTTTCAACATGTCAGGCAAGAAGCAATTAATATatcaaaataagtaatttttgATGCAAGCTCCAAAGCTAAACTGCAAAATCAGAACCTATAATCTGTCTGTGCACATTACATTATTGTTTGATAGCACCAAACGAATATAGTCCTTATctctcctaaaaaaaaaagcaaatgttataATAAGGAAACAAGATTGACAGAAAATCTGGTTTTTAAAAAGTGACTTTAAGAATAATAGTAAAATGCTAGCAGACAGCATACAACTCAAAGATGCAGTTTTCATCAATagatcaaaatgaaatttaacaCAGACTGAATATCTGAGACTAATGAAGGAAATTCAACTGCATGCTTTCCCAAATCCATGATATCACAACTTGCCATTCTATAATGAGAGATATTTGTGCAGAGCCTTAACAGTTCTAATGAACTTCAgaatttactttgttttttattcaaaAAGCTATTTCCAGATTAATACTTCTGATAGActcattttgtgattctgagATGAACTGTCCATCCTACCACAAAGGATTCATTTTACTTAGGACTTAAACACtaatgaaattttaaacatGGGTCATTTCAAGTATAGTTTTACCAAGTCACTTCCTTCCTCATGTTTGAAATGGCTTGTGTTGTAAGATCACTAATGAactgtaaaaggaaaacagaaatacacacAACTCTATTATCTACTTAACTCTATTTAAAAGTTTCAAACTATGCTACTAAAGAGTCAGCCATTTActcagaaataccactttccaGGGCACACTGTTGAACTGTTGAATAATTAAATCATctcaaactgaaagaaagaaaactcaacagagaaaaaaaataatgtactCACACTTCATtctacagactttttttcttgatttgtcAGATAATGTAATTAAGGAAAGTAACGATTTTGCTAGCGGTCATCCATATGTTGTTATAAGCCACTTACCAGTGTGGTAAAGATATAGTGATAGTATTCTGTCATCATTCCCATAGctaaagccttaaaaaaaaaataaacaaaaagatgaaTGTTTCTGATTTAACATAGTAACTTTTCACACACACTGCAaatgaaaagctgcagaagacTGGGTTCGAATTGCACTAAAATTAGGTCCAGCAAGTCATTTCCTAGCAGTTAGAGCAGATTACTGACTATTAAAGAAGTTTATGAACCAGATCATCTGATACAAAGAGTATTATTAGACTGTTTAGAGCTGTAAATTGGAAAGAGGCTTATAGTTTTACATACTAATGGCTGCATTAACTTGCTACACAAAATCTCAATTGacaatattttcattcattattGAGCCCCCTCATCTCCTTAAAAAGAATAAtctaacagaatttttttttctattttgattaGTGGCATTATGCATTTAGAACAAGGACCCAAGCATATAGTTCAGGTGTACACATTTTTTCCAACCATGAAAGAAAATTCTCTCTATGTAAATTTTTACTAGCAAGATATATACTGTCTCAGCATCTTCATCTGTCGTGCTATGTAATATCAAATTGTTTCTCATAAactgtgcattttaaaatgttcatttttttcttaattgtgtaaaaagaaaatctgtaaatatttattttaaagcaataagCTAGAAATATCTCACCACTGCATCATGTACTCCTTCACCTGAAGAGCACGTATGGATACACAATATCTTCTCACTCTCCACAAAAGCTTCTACATTCTAGTACTATTATGTAAACATTTTAGTATTtgacagtattttatttttttttttttNNNNNNNNNNNNNNNNNNNNNNNNNNNNNNNNNNNNNNNNNNNNNNNNNNNNNNNNNNNNNNNNNNNNNNNNNNNNNNNNNNNNNNNNNNNNNNNNNNNNAGGGCAGATTAGAGGGGGTGGACTACCTTTCTCAACCTGCTGATTACACTCCATTTAATGCACCCCACAAGAtaccttcttggccacaaaggCACATTGCTGCTCATCGTCAACTTGATGTCCATCAGAgctcccaggtccttctccacagagctcctcttcagtgggtcatcccctaacctgtactgatgtaTGCAGTTATTCATCCCCACGTGTAAGACTCTACATACACTTGCTCTTTTTGAACCTCACCAGGTTCCTCCCTTCTCAGGTCTCCAGTCTGTCCCAGTCTTGTTGAATagtagcacagccttctggtgtgttaGCCACTCCTTCCAGCTTTATATGgtcagcagacttgctgagtGTGCACTGTACCTCTTAATCCGGGTTGCTGAttaagatgttgaacaagactgaaCACAGCACCAACTCCTGGAGTACACTGCTAGCTACAGGTCTCAAATTAGTTCTCTCCAGAAAGGCAAGTGTCTCTGTTTTACTTTGCCCTTGTGAGAAAACAGAATCCTTTGGTAtgattgcttttttccttaattttgtgtttattatgtattttaCGTGTATGCATGTTGTCAAGTAGTCACATTACCAAAAGCAAGATTCAAGCATTAATCTCTCAAAATGGGAGATGAGCACAGGGATGAACATGTAGTATTTTTGTATCTataagcaaacaaagaaaaaaaaagtgaataaataatCTTTCTGATTCTCCCTGCCCTATTGTATTTTATGACTCATCTCATAAGGACAATGAATGCATTGTCCTTGGATGTTTCAGGCACTACTACTTTTGTTACAAATTCTTCTAATGCAACAGGGAATACAATTGGAGAAGTTGAATGTCCCGTTGGTCAGCAAAACCTTGCTATGTCTTGTAAGATGAAAGACTAATAGGATAATTATATAAATACACATTACCAGCAATATATGTTGtatctaaaataaatacagtcaATTGTAGGAAAATGCCTGCCAGCACTCCTATGGAACTGTAGGATCTCAAAAGCATAAGTTATTTCAGTGACACTGGAAATTATCTGCAGGTAAAGTTTAATGAATTAgtgctattttctcttttcctatctCTGTTTTTGAGGTGTCTGTTTTTGAATTATTCTTCTGGAAGAcattaaagaaggaaaataccaGTATTTTTTACATCAAGACTGAGAAGAAATATAagagagcaaaaggaagaagaataataaaatgaagGTAGCTGTGTTGCTACTGGTATTTTAGATATAAAGacatttgcttcatttttagaACATCTGAacactgagatattttttttgGTCATTCATTTTGTCATTTCATCCGTAAGTGTGCCTCTTGTGCTGCATTTCACAGCATGAAAATGTTTTAGTTACATTTTTGAAGGTGTAAAATTGTAGGCATATCAACATTTTTGCCTTAGCATTCAACCATGTtacttaaaatttttatttaaaactgtttctatTTGTAGAAATGTTTATCTTGTGTTATTTTGCACAGTCTAAAATTAACAATGTATATAATTtattgtcaacggtttacgggctggttcggcccggttccgtgactagaagggcggagggatccgcggatccgacgcccccgggaaaaaaaaagaaaataagggaccccgaaataattgaaaacagtggcaacaatctgaggtaaaacaaagtaatttactaaatatggtatcaacggaattttataaggagagagaatgtgaaattgatagtggatcggccttaccacaacgctgagatgagaagcgcaggcgagaagcgcaggcagagaagcgcaagcgaagcagcgcaggcagagaagcgcaagcgaagcagcgcaggcaaagaagagagcatcaggtgaccttgccgggagttatatctcctcgctgaccgcaaagccccctggggaaacgtagctgctcttctcctctggacaggcacccggaacttgagcatcagcagtcaaacccccagtgcattgcatgatgttatgatgtggaacaccgataatgaaaaatcatgaaaccatgacaaacTACAAGGAGTCAAATACTTAATAATgatattaattttcaaaatatctgaCATAtcatttctaaaacattttatagCACAAAATCTTGCACAATCCCTAAACTTGTGAAGTTAAATGTCCCTAGGGGAGATTCCTAGCTTGTAATGCAGCAATCAGCAGTTGTTTagtattttctttgaagtaCACAGTTGCTGCCAAACTGTTTTACTGAACATATCTCAGCAAATCCAGAAAATAGTTTTTTGCTAAAGGGATAAAGTTGTCTATGTAACAAGCTCTCATCTTTGAAGCTCTAAATCACAATATGAGGCTGATTTTCTCAAATgaacatttatttctcttaatttttatggattttttcACCCTCATGAATCCTAActgctcctttttctcatcAAATCCTTCTGTCCAGTAACATTGCCTTCTAGCTACCTCAGATATAACTTCCTCTCACTTGTTAGGTACAGATTAAAAATTGCAGTTTCATAAATATCCTCCTGctgttaaaaaaattaaatgactaATTTGTAACAAGTTATTCACCAAATTGAAAGTCCTCTTCATATCCCATAAAACAACTTCATTAAATTAAGGAGATTACCATATTAAATTACATacacaaacaaacatgaaatcatttattattctaaagaaatcaaaacactCTGGGGAAttagcaggaagaaaagcagctgcataATCTGTTAATATGTGTAGGTAAGCACATAAACTTCATTAGAACACTAAATCAACAAGTAAAATGTTACACTTGCAGTGAATCTATTTTTCACCTCCAAGTAactatgaaggaaaagaaaacaaagttttaatAGAACTTTCTTCTTCGCAGCGTAGAATTCATATCTAGTGTAAtaatgcttctttttaaatgactttGTACAGTTATGAAATAGCCCGTCGTGAAGGAGAAATTAGGCCAAATGAAGAGTCATTTGAGTATTTAACTTCGAAGCCTGCTGAAGGAAAACCCTACGTGCATCATAAAATTTTACTTTATCTGGGAGAAAGGTAACCAAAGAATTTTGtaggggg
This genomic stretch from Meleagris gallopavo isolate NT-WF06-2002-E0010 breed Aviagen turkey brand Nicholas breeding stock chromosome 2, Turkey_5.1, whole genome shotgun sequence harbors:
- the LOC104909877 gene encoding glutamate receptor ionotropic, kainate 2-like; protein product: MGMMTEYYHYIFTTLDLFALDVEPYRYSGVNMTGFRILNTENSQVSSIIEKWSMERLQAPPKPDSGLLDGFMTV